From one Macellibacteroides fermentans genomic stretch:
- a CDS encoding M24 family metallopeptidase, giving the protein MIVQTDEDLNGIQEISDIVAITLKQMREYARIGMTTKELDNYGAGILKSYGAKSAPFVTYKFPGWTCISINNEMAHGISSSRICI; this is encoded by the coding sequence ATGATAGTACAGACAGATGAAGATTTGAATGGTATTCAAGAAATTAGTGACATTGTTGCCATCACATTGAAACAAATGAGAGAATATGCCAGAATAGGTATGACTACAAAAGAATTGGATAATTATGGAGCAGGAATACTTAAAAGTTATGGAGCTAAATCAGCTCCATTTGTAACATATAAGTTCCCGGGATGGACTTGCATAAGTATTAATAATGAAATGGCACACGGTATTTCTTCCTCAAGAATCTGTATATAA
- a CDS encoding RNA polymerase sigma factor, producing MNLIIKQLQDGNEKVFEQIVREYWPRMFKFALIYTQNNETSQELVQDTFLVLWNNRAILKDNTNLITYLMVVLRNKCLNLLEQTRIRQLYIEEIDDETIYQRANLYVLQDEASQIVESEDLHKAIERALSKLPDKTREIFMLSRYDGLKNQQIAETKNISQKTVEYHISKALQILKEELPQEYWIWIFLIRFII from the coding sequence ATGAATTTGATTATTAAGCAATTACAGGATGGAAATGAAAAGGTGTTCGAGCAGATTGTGCGCGAATACTGGCCTCGTATGTTTAAATTTGCCTTGATTTATACGCAAAATAATGAGACATCGCAGGAGCTGGTTCAGGATACTTTCCTGGTATTATGGAACAACCGTGCAATCTTAAAAGATAACACAAATCTGATTACTTACCTGATGGTGGTGCTGCGAAACAAGTGCCTTAATTTATTGGAGCAGACCCGCATCCGTCAGTTATATATTGAAGAGATAGACGACGAGACAATTTATCAGCGGGCCAATCTGTATGTGTTGCAAGACGAGGCTTCGCAGATTGTAGAATCGGAAGATCTTCATAAAGCCATTGAAAGGGCCTTAAGCAAATTACCGGATAAAACACGGGAGATTTTTATGCTGAGCCGCTACGATGGTTTAAAAAATCAACAAATCGCTGAAACAAAAAACATATCCCAGAAAACAGTAGAGTATCACATTTCCAAAGCTTTACAGATTCTAAAAGAGGAACTTCCCCAGGAATACTGGATCTGGATTTTTCTTATTCGATTTATTATTTAA
- a CDS encoding SusC/RagA family TonB-linked outer membrane protein: MKSHWTFSQTFLDLSRWKWRRCVAIGLLSLSVLSISANVLKSQVTLSITNATLYEAFEQLRKQYGVSIIYSNNVLNDKERVTAHTDKITLEEALNLLLAGKECAYKITENQVVLLPAEKKSPIVAVEQQNSKITGQVRDNLGDPLVGVNVMVKGAQSGTITDLDGKFTVEVPYANATLIFSYVGFQPKEVKLEGKKVINVTLVEDSKALEEVVVVGYTTQKKATITGSVSTITTKDLKQSPTANLNNALAGRMPGLMVNQFSGGEPGVDRADIKIRGFGTYGDKSPIVIVDGVERDMSYLSAEEIETFTILKDASATAPYGIRGANGVIIISTKRGKAQERATVNFKASIGTNSPVKFPEYLGSADYATLYNEAILNDSKGLDPSKLNLFTDEAIANFRKAKGDNSDGLGYNWDYFDYAFKPGTQEDYSLSIRGGSERARYFVMANYFNQSGNYKHTDLAMYSTQAVFKRYNFRANVDVDITKNFYAKIDLAARITDRNAPGTTASRVVEICNTQPSYLPIIVENNGNPLNEVYLANNNGTMLYGDQQHRWNLLGELSRTGYLNEKKTFLNGSFSLGHKLDFITKGLKIEGVFSYDAEEGRWIKRIVETYKEGYKEYPGYATFMPKDGMDIYMTPGHYQGEYKTGNKYQVDQTLKNDFSQNASQGRTYYQLKLDYLNSFGKHDVSAMALFNRSIRSYNDDVEYRYQGLTGRATYAYDNKYLAEFNIGYNGSENFAPGNRYGIFPAGSVGWVISREGFMKGTNKWLDNLKIRGSYGLVGSDKISQRFTYLQFFENSGGYRFGQNGFDIDAVGGVQEGALANPSLTWEKSRKMNIGLDAAFLNEKLTFSVDFFNEHRYDIITSLSGGDKLGFPDIVGKDAPYINSGIVDNHGIDFEIGWNGKIGKDFRYYLKPNFTFARNKIVFMNEIYRENSYRAATGKRVDEHFVYVVDHFVRDQAEADKLNAMNNGTGFQQWGPLIPGDVVYKDLNKDGKINDLGDKTAMGNPRTPEIMFGLPIGFQYKGLDMSFLFQGATNASVLLNGPAVYDFPLFDSDKYGKVKKMHLNRWTPETAETATYPALHSTNNDNNKNASSSLFLYDASYVRLKNVEIGYTLPKSTIRIAGLQNVRIYIQGLNLLTFDGLDDVDVDPETGDGNGSWYPIQRVFNFGIDITY, from the coding sequence ATGAAAAGCCATTGGACTTTTTCTCAGACCTTCCTGGATCTGAGTAGATGGAAATGGAGGAGATGCGTTGCTATCGGCCTTCTGTCATTAAGTGTTTTATCAATAAGTGCCAATGTGTTGAAGTCGCAAGTAACCCTGTCTATAACAAATGCGACGCTTTACGAAGCTTTCGAACAATTGAGAAAGCAATATGGGGTGAGTATTATTTATTCGAACAATGTTTTGAATGACAAAGAAAGAGTAACAGCTCATACAGATAAAATCACGCTTGAGGAAGCGCTGAATCTGTTACTCGCAGGTAAAGAGTGTGCCTATAAGATTACTGAAAACCAGGTGGTACTTCTCCCTGCAGAAAAAAAATCTCCTATTGTGGCTGTAGAACAGCAAAATAGTAAAATTACCGGTCAGGTAAGAGATAACCTGGGAGATCCCTTAGTTGGGGTAAACGTAATGGTTAAAGGAGCTCAATCCGGAACTATAACCGACCTGGACGGTAAATTTACCGTAGAAGTTCCTTATGCCAATGCTACTTTAATATTTTCTTATGTTGGATTTCAGCCTAAAGAGGTGAAATTAGAGGGTAAGAAAGTTATTAATGTGACGTTGGTTGAAGATAGTAAAGCGCTGGAAGAAGTTGTTGTAGTGGGTTATACCACCCAGAAAAAAGCTACCATCACCGGTTCTGTATCAACCATTACTACCAAAGATTTGAAGCAAAGCCCAACGGCCAACTTGAATAATGCCTTGGCCGGTCGTATGCCGGGTTTGATGGTGAACCAGTTTAGCGGTGGTGAACCGGGTGTGGATAGAGCGGATATTAAGATTCGCGGTTTTGGTACGTATGGAGATAAATCGCCCATCGTGATCGTTGACGGGGTAGAACGTGACATGAGTTACCTGTCTGCCGAAGAAATTGAAACCTTTACCATCCTAAAAGATGCTTCGGCTACCGCACCTTATGGTATCCGCGGAGCTAACGGTGTAATAATTATCAGTACCAAAAGAGGTAAAGCTCAGGAGCGTGCTACCGTAAACTTTAAAGCATCCATAGGTACAAACAGTCCGGTTAAATTCCCCGAATATTTGGGATCTGCCGACTATGCTACGTTGTACAACGAAGCAATCCTGAATGATAGCAAAGGGTTAGACCCTTCTAAATTAAATTTGTTTACGGATGAAGCCATAGCTAATTTTAGAAAAGCTAAAGGTGATAACTCGGACGGTCTGGGGTATAACTGGGATTATTTTGATTATGCTTTTAAACCCGGAACACAGGAGGATTACAGTTTATCAATCCGTGGTGGATCTGAAAGGGCCCGCTATTTTGTAATGGCCAATTACTTCAATCAATCCGGAAACTATAAACATACGGATCTTGCCATGTATAGTACACAGGCTGTATTTAAGAGATATAATTTCAGAGCGAATGTGGACGTCGATATTACTAAGAATTTCTATGCGAAGATTGACCTTGCCGCTCGGATCACAGACAGAAATGCTCCCGGAACAACAGCTAGCAGAGTAGTGGAAATATGTAATACTCAACCGTCATATCTGCCTATTATTGTAGAGAATAATGGGAATCCTCTAAATGAAGTTTATTTAGCAAACAATAATGGCACAATGTTATATGGTGACCAGCAACATAGATGGAACCTTTTGGGTGAATTATCAAGAACAGGGTATCTGAATGAAAAGAAAACATTTTTGAATGGATCCTTTTCTTTAGGACATAAGCTTGACTTTATTACAAAAGGTTTGAAGATTGAAGGGGTATTCTCTTACGATGCGGAAGAAGGTCGATGGATTAAGAGAATAGTAGAAACCTATAAAGAGGGTTATAAAGAGTATCCCGGATATGCGACTTTTATGCCAAAAGATGGGATGGATATCTACATGACTCCAGGCCATTACCAGGGTGAATATAAAACAGGGAATAAATATCAGGTTGATCAGACACTCAAAAATGATTTTTCGCAAAATGCTTCTCAAGGAAGAACCTATTATCAGCTTAAATTAGATTACCTGAACTCATTCGGTAAACACGATGTGAGTGCAATGGCATTGTTTAATAGGTCAATTCGTTCATACAACGATGATGTTGAATATCGTTATCAAGGTTTAACAGGTAGAGCAACCTACGCGTATGATAATAAGTACCTTGCTGAATTTAATATTGGTTATAACGGTTCTGAGAACTTTGCTCCTGGTAATAGATATGGTATTTTTCCTGCAGGTTCTGTTGGTTGGGTAATTTCTCGTGAAGGATTTATGAAAGGTACTAACAAGTGGTTGGATAATCTGAAGATCAGAGGTTCTTATGGTTTGGTTGGTAGTGATAAAATCTCTCAACGATTCACATACCTCCAGTTCTTTGAAAACAGTGGTGGGTATCGATTTGGTCAAAATGGCTTTGATATAGATGCCGTAGGAGGTGTACAGGAGGGAGCTCTTGCAAATCCAAGTTTGACATGGGAGAAATCAAGAAAAATGAATATTGGACTTGATGCTGCATTCCTGAATGAAAAACTAACATTCTCTGTCGATTTCTTTAACGAACATCGTTACGACATTATTACAAGCTTGTCTGGTGGAGATAAGTTAGGTTTTCCTGATATCGTAGGTAAAGATGCACCTTATATCAATTCAGGTATCGTTGATAACCACGGTATCGACTTCGAAATTGGATGGAACGGTAAAATTGGGAAAGACTTCCGTTATTATCTGAAACCGAACTTTACATTCGCAAGAAACAAAATTGTTTTTATGAATGAAATTTATCGTGAAAATTCATATCGTGCAGCAACCGGTAAGCGAGTGGATGAGCATTTTGTCTATGTTGTGGATCATTTTGTTAGGGATCAGGCTGAGGCGGATAAATTGAATGCCATGAATAATGGTACTGGTTTCCAGCAGTGGGGGCCGCTGATTCCAGGAGATGTTGTGTATAAGGACTTAAATAAGGATGGAAAAATTAATGATTTAGGAGACAAAACAGCGATGGGTAATCCTCGTACCCCCGAAATTATGTTTGGTCTTCCTATCGGATTCCAGTACAAAGGCCTTGATATGAGCTTCTTGTTCCAGGGAGCTACCAACGCAAGTGTATTATTGAACGGACCAGCTGTTTACGATTTCCCGTTGTTTGATAGCGACAAGTATGGTAAAGTTAAAAAAATGCACTTGAACAGATGGACGCCGGAAACGGCAGAAACTGCTACATATCCAGCATTACATTCAACCAATAATGACAATAATAAGAATGCTTCTAGCAGTTTGTTTTTATACGACGCGTCATATGTACGTTTAAAGAATGTTGAAATAGGATATACTTTGCCAAAAAGTACAATTCGTATTGCAGGTTTACAAAATGTGCGTATTTACATACAGGGACTCAATTTACTAACATTTGATGGCTTGGATGATGTTGATGTAGATCCTGAAACTGGCGATGGTAATGGTAGTTGGTATCCAATCCAACGGGTATTTAACTTTGGAATAGATATTACTTATTAA
- a CDS encoding FecR family protein: MEEKLLIRFLERKCEGEEARLVLQWIEQSEENKAAFVRLQSLWTAIEMDKTTELNEACVRSIMHQVKAPRIRRNWYGAIATIASCAAAILLFVFVYPYFNRTPEYDYEALLKNIPSGKEITLMQGSDTKLKLADETADVDYQKKAAIIVNDTLQIEKDTDSKVLNTLHIPYGKRSKLILADGTLVFLNAGSTLIYPSEFSGSVREVYLDGEAYFDVRKSKDIKFQVKTAYKTIEVLGTQFNVSVDKESKKFETVLVNGRIALNGNERQIEIEPNQYYVYSESTRTEQIRKVDVADYISWKDGRLRFKEERMESVLRKLEKIYNINVNLKNPKYLTYQVTGNLNLKNTPEETLDVLMSILVPDNHLNRSNMYQLTVNK; the protein is encoded by the coding sequence ATGGAAGAGAAGTTACTTATTCGATTTTTAGAACGGAAATGTGAAGGTGAAGAGGCCAGATTGGTTTTGCAATGGATTGAGCAGTCCGAAGAAAACAAGGCTGCGTTTGTTCGTTTGCAATCTCTTTGGACCGCTATCGAAATGGATAAAACGACAGAGCTAAATGAAGCCTGCGTACGCTCCATCATGCATCAGGTTAAAGCCCCACGTATCCGCCGGAATTGGTATGGGGCGATCGCAACGATCGCATCGTGTGCAGCTGCTATTCTGCTGTTTGTTTTTGTTTATCCCTATTTTAATCGCACTCCCGAATACGATTACGAAGCTCTGTTAAAAAATATTCCTTCCGGAAAAGAGATTACGTTGATGCAAGGTTCAGACACGAAACTGAAACTAGCCGACGAAACAGCCGATGTGGATTATCAGAAAAAAGCAGCTATCATTGTTAATGATACGCTTCAAATTGAAAAGGATACAGATTCCAAAGTGCTCAATACGCTTCATATTCCATATGGTAAACGATCCAAACTTATCTTAGCCGATGGTACCCTGGTCTTTTTAAATGCGGGTTCAACATTAATTTACCCTTCCGAATTTAGCGGATCTGTTCGTGAAGTCTACCTGGACGGCGAAGCTTATTTTGATGTCCGTAAGTCGAAAGACATCAAATTTCAGGTTAAAACGGCTTATAAAACCATCGAGGTTTTAGGTACACAATTTAATGTGTCCGTGGATAAAGAATCCAAAAAGTTCGAGACAGTGCTTGTTAATGGACGTATTGCATTAAATGGCAATGAAAGACAAATTGAAATTGAGCCCAACCAATACTATGTATATTCTGAAAGTACCCGAACTGAACAGATAAGGAAAGTAGATGTGGCTGACTATATTTCATGGAAAGATGGACGCCTACGCTTCAAAGAAGAGAGAATGGAGTCTGTATTAAGAAAATTAGAGAAAATATACAATATCAATGTTAATCTGAAAAACCCGAAATATCTCACATATCAGGTAACAGGAAACTTAAATCTTAAAAATACTCCGGAGGAGACTTTGGATGTATTAATGTCAATTCTTGTTCCCGACAATCATTTGAATCGATCAAATATGTATCAGTTAACTGTTAATAAATAA
- a CDS encoding helix-turn-helix domain-containing protein, translating to MPINFLKEIIQQERISSNGEYWIRKSPSEVCIDYIEGFYLFYDIDNKTDHWIFNDGSPSIMLFPDRNNKARINIDGKENIVKSGWIDAGVMKKVYVRYLEDLDYILIIRFKPEYFHKLFNLQPSFFKCRNIATFTEINFDRELLNQVFATDSIDNKITVVELYIKSLITTKDRIGLLNSAVELINQTKGQISVANVIKEIGASYKWLERNFSKYMGLTPKEYIQLQRFISAYLNLHAEPDDLLNVAIANGYYDYNHFLKEFKDFTGKTPVEYISRKEVPFTENFNQKSIFTTL from the coding sequence ATGCCAATCAACTTTTTAAAAGAAATTATTCAACAGGAAAGAATATCTTCTAATGGAGAATACTGGATCAGGAAATCTCCATCGGAGGTATGTATTGACTATATCGAAGGTTTCTATTTGTTTTATGATATTGATAATAAAACAGATCATTGGATTTTTAATGATGGCTCCCCTTCAATTATGCTATTTCCTGATAGAAACAATAAGGCTCGCATTAATATTGATGGTAAAGAAAACATTGTGAAATCGGGTTGGATTGATGCAGGTGTAATGAAGAAAGTCTATGTGAGATATCTTGAAGACTTAGACTATATTCTGATTATAAGATTTAAACCTGAATATTTTCATAAACTGTTCAACTTACAGCCTTCTTTTTTCAAATGCAGGAATATTGCAACATTTACGGAGATAAATTTTGATAGAGAGTTACTTAATCAAGTATTTGCCACAGATTCCATTGATAACAAGATTACTGTAGTCGAATTATACATAAAGAGCCTAATTACAACAAAGGACAGAATAGGTTTATTAAATTCTGCTGTTGAGCTAATCAATCAAACTAAGGGACAAATCTCCGTAGCTAATGTAATTAAAGAGATTGGGGCCAGTTACAAATGGCTGGAGCGGAATTTCTCCAAGTATATGGGGCTTACTCCTAAAGAATACATACAATTACAACGATTCATCTCAGCATATCTAAACTTACATGCTGAACCAGATGATCTGTTGAATGTAGCAATAGCTAATGGTTACTATGACTACAACCATTTCCTCAAAGAATTTAAAGATTTTACGGGGAAAACTCCAGTCGAATATATTTCAAGAAAAGAAGTACCATTTACAGAAAACTTTAATCAGAAATCTATCTTCACAACTTTATAA
- a CDS encoding MBL fold metallo-hydrolase, which translates to MEIIIHRGATQIGGSVTEYRYNGWRLFVDFGEQLPGTPVYVQLDMEGLTKGDLSKSAMLITHYHGDHIGNIHQIPMEIPVFMGKLGIEIQKITSNHLKEVDRKQACLLERLNKAIPFEAGTAFEFGPFEIMPIVIDHSAFDACAFKIKTDDTSVFHTGDFRTHGFRSGKFLKAIDKYIGKVDYVICEGTNVKRSDAALQSEHDLQKQLEAEFWQYKFNIVYLSSTNIDRLFSLYHAALRIGIPFIVDSHQKRIMDAVVKSDHIWAKSSLYKYGKCKPMVLKYDKDNPGEHLISEKFIAFLKQKGYVLIARSNPRFDHLIDKMPGESKQCYLSMWNGYVSNPASPSYNKELAAALGKGYLYRHTSGHCDMKNLRKLFVQLSPKAIIPIHTDAPEAFAKLFNDQWPVRLLQDGDLFILHSKKLF; encoded by the coding sequence GTGGAAATAATCATTCATCGCGGAGCAACTCAGATAGGTGGCTCTGTAACAGAATACAGGTACAACGGCTGGCGGCTGTTTGTTGATTTCGGAGAACAGTTGCCGGGTACTCCTGTCTACGTGCAGCTTGATATGGAAGGACTTACTAAAGGCGATCTTTCAAAGAGTGCCATGCTCATCACGCACTATCATGGCGACCATATTGGCAACATTCATCAGATTCCCATGGAGATTCCTGTATTTATGGGTAAATTGGGAATTGAGATTCAGAAGATAACATCCAATCATCTGAAAGAGGTTGACCGAAAGCAAGCGTGTTTACTTGAACGCCTTAACAAGGCAATTCCTTTTGAGGCAGGTACGGCTTTTGAATTTGGACCATTCGAGATAATGCCGATAGTTATAGACCACTCTGCATTTGATGCCTGCGCTTTCAAAATTAAGACCGATGATACAAGTGTATTTCATACCGGTGATTTTCGCACACACGGATTTCGTAGTGGAAAATTCCTTAAAGCGATTGATAAATACATAGGAAAGGTTGATTATGTGATTTGCGAAGGCACAAATGTAAAGCGTTCGGATGCTGCTTTACAGTCAGAACACGATTTACAGAAACAACTGGAGGCGGAGTTTTGGCAGTATAAATTCAACATCGTTTATTTGTCCTCAACAAATATCGACCGTTTATTCTCGCTATATCATGCCGCATTACGGATTGGAATTCCCTTCATTGTTGATTCGCATCAAAAACGGATAATGGATGCAGTGGTCAAGAGCGACCATATTTGGGCAAAGTCAAGTCTCTATAAATATGGGAAATGTAAGCCTATGGTCTTGAAATATGACAAGGATAATCCGGGGGAACATCTTATTAGTGAGAAATTCATTGCTTTCCTTAAACAAAAAGGATATGTATTGATAGCCAGAAGCAACCCGCGATTCGACCATCTCATTGACAAAATGCCGGGTGAGTCCAAACAATGTTACCTCTCTATGTGGAACGGATATGTAAGCAATCCGGCATCGCCATCCTATAACAAAGAGCTTGCGGCAGCACTGGGAAAGGGATATCTTTATCGCCATACCAGCGGTCATTGCGATATGAAAAACCTTCGTAAGCTCTTTGTACAGCTTTCCCCCAAAGCGATCATTCCTATTCATACCGATGCACCGGAGGCATTTGCCAAACTCTTCAACGACCAATGGCCGGTACGCCTTCTGCAAGACGGCGATTTGTTTATCTTACACTCTAAGAAACTTTTCTGA
- a CDS encoding IS982 family transposase, producing MSGNKLCISLIISILMVIKLLIYSSIMHNLYAIFAKFLDICKMFSGDLVNEKGNIPRRGVVPKFSDLEVISLSLAAESIGIDSESFLFSKLNEYKDDFSSLISRRQYNDRRKLTIGLCNQVRERIASKVDGGEAIFCIDSMPIEVCRPIRSKRCKMGKNNYDKAPNYGYCASQGKHYYGYKLHSLCGLSGVIHSFDLTKASVHDIHYLKDVKCNFQNCTIIGDRGYIGAAIQLDLFEKANIKLEVPYRSNQKDWKPVFSPFAKARKRVETLFAQLCDQFMIIRNYAKQTEGLFTRITGKISALTILQYINKINNKPIGQIKYALI from the coding sequence ATGTCAGGAAATAAGTTGTGCATATCATTGATTATTAGTATTTTAATGGTGATCAAACTATTAATATACAGCTCAATTATGCACAACTTATATGCAATATTCGCTAAATTTCTTGATATATGCAAGATGTTTTCTGGTGATTTAGTAAACGAAAAAGGGAATATACCTCGCAGAGGAGTCGTCCCGAAGTTCTCTGACTTAGAAGTGATCAGTTTAAGCCTTGCTGCCGAATCAATAGGTATAGATAGTGAAAGCTTTTTGTTTTCTAAATTAAATGAATACAAAGATGATTTTTCTTCTCTCATATCCCGTCGTCAATATAATGATCGCAGGAAGCTCACTATCGGCTTATGTAATCAGGTGCGTGAAAGAATTGCATCAAAAGTTGATGGTGGAGAAGCTATTTTCTGTATTGATTCTATGCCAATTGAAGTCTGTCGTCCCATAAGGTCAAAACGTTGTAAAATGGGAAAGAATAATTATGATAAAGCTCCCAATTATGGCTATTGTGCTTCACAGGGTAAACATTATTACGGATATAAATTACATTCTCTCTGTGGGTTGAGCGGTGTCATACACTCTTTTGACCTGACAAAGGCGAGTGTTCACGACATTCATTATTTGAAAGACGTAAAGTGTAACTTTCAGAATTGCACCATCATCGGTGATCGTGGATATATTGGAGCAGCCATACAACTTGATTTATTTGAAAAAGCTAATATCAAGTTGGAAGTTCCATATCGGTCGAATCAAAAAGATTGGAAACCTGTATTTAGTCCATTTGCTAAAGCAAGGAAAAGGGTTGAAACGCTTTTTGCACAATTATGCGATCAATTTATGATAATCAGAAATTACGCAAAACAAACAGAAGGATTGTTTACCAGAATTACGGGGAAAATTAGTGCACTTACAATCCTTCAATATATAAACAAGATTAATAACAAACCCATTGGACAAATTAAATATGCACTAATTTAA
- a CDS encoding RagB/SusD family nutrient uptake outer membrane protein, producing MKNISFLLGFILCLVMNSCSDDFLDKKPDDKMNEQQVFERYNKVDGLVTKVYERAKFANRPLVFFNHFSTAPVTDECEGSTAEKSLTNVFNAGGWSSMGMPDRSSCGQYWWDLYDNIRKANVILEGVRKYNTPDNILNPGDLEKRIGEVYFFRAYFHYLLIRMYGEVPYIDHTIDPQGSMDFKKESYHALVEKICADADSAYSRVPDRWLSTDFGRVEKGACLGLKAIVRWMAATPMWNGGTMPDDTRQFKAEYTYDKKRWEAAKVASKALLDFKVDGAARYTLYTGDADNETFKNDRGKDENGSKVYKRLWNMYYDMNSIMGEWVWFVTRDKSEGWQGDCYPPTSQGSSRQMPVQEQVDEYEYIGPDGYGYPVYADRATTDGYDDANPYASVKRDPRFHRDIMYHGAVFKNSQINTAEGNNRIGGSNATTTGYYLRKFFKEGWNRDQGFIINGPAIWRLPEFIYIYAEAVNETTGPTQEIYDLINQVRARSWMAPMPPSVLGSKELMNQYIQRERRVELFYENNRIWTSRLYLEPSSSTELAKETQWMAQGANYWPYPKCQRAIHGMRPVEDANGKIVINGKKYRMERYKIEDRVFVAPRHYLFPIMDDEIKRTPSLVQNPGW from the coding sequence ATGAAAAATATTAGTTTTTTACTTGGGTTCATCCTATGTCTGGTGATGAATTCATGCAGCGATGACTTTTTGGACAAAAAGCCTGATGATAAAATGAATGAACAGCAGGTATTTGAACGTTATAATAAGGTAGATGGATTGGTAACCAAAGTATATGAGCGAGCTAAGTTTGCCAATCGTCCCCTGGTATTCTTTAATCACTTCTCAACAGCTCCTGTAACGGATGAATGTGAAGGATCAACGGCAGAAAAAAGTTTGACAAACGTATTTAATGCCGGAGGTTGGTCGTCTATGGGGATGCCCGACAGAAGTAGCTGTGGACAGTATTGGTGGGATTTATATGATAATATCCGTAAGGCAAACGTTATCCTGGAAGGTGTGCGAAAGTACAATACCCCTGATAATATTCTCAATCCAGGAGATTTAGAAAAACGGATTGGTGAAGTTTATTTTTTTAGAGCCTACTTCCACTACTTATTGATCAGAATGTATGGTGAAGTTCCTTACATTGATCATACCATTGATCCGCAAGGAAGCATGGATTTTAAAAAGGAATCTTATCATGCTTTGGTAGAGAAAATTTGTGCTGATGCAGATTCTGCCTATAGCCGTGTTCCTGACAGATGGTTAAGTACAGATTTTGGCCGTGTAGAAAAAGGTGCTTGTCTTGGATTGAAGGCCATTGTACGCTGGATGGCTGCTACCCCAATGTGGAACGGTGGTACTATGCCGGATGATACCCGCCAGTTTAAAGCCGAATATACCTATGATAAGAAACGATGGGAGGCTGCAAAGGTGGCTTCTAAAGCTCTCCTTGATTTTAAAGTGGATGGAGCAGCCCGTTATACACTCTATACAGGGGATGCTGATAACGAAACGTTTAAAAATGACCGGGGTAAAGATGAAAATGGATCGAAGGTTTACAAACGCCTTTGGAACATGTACTACGACATGAATTCAATTATGGGTGAATGGGTATGGTTTGTTACACGCGACAAGAGTGAAGGTTGGCAGGGTGACTGTTATCCACCTACTTCTCAAGGTTCTTCTCGTCAGATGCCTGTTCAGGAACAAGTGGACGAATATGAGTATATCGGTCCGGACGGTTATGGTTATCCTGTATATGCTGATAGAGCAACCACCGATGGATACGATGATGCAAATCCGTATGCAAGTGTAAAGCGTGACCCGAGATTCCATCGTGATATAATGTATCATGGGGCTGTTTTCAAGAATTCACAGATTAATACGGCTGAAGGAAATAATCGTATCGGTGGAAGTAACGCTACAACAACAGGTTATTATCTGCGTAAATTCTTTAAGGAAGGTTGGAACCGTGATCAGGGATTTATTATCAACGGTCCTGCTATCTGGAGATTGCCTGAGTTCATCTATATCTATGCAGAAGCGGTGAATGAGACAACTGGTCCTACTCAGGAAATATATGATCTTATCAACCAGGTTCGTGCCAGATCATGGATGGCCCCAATGCCTCCAAGCGTTTTGGGTAGCAAGGAGTTAATGAATCAATATATTCAACGGGAACGTCGTGTTGAGTTGTTTTATGAAAACAACCGTATCTGGACTTCAAGATTGTATCTTGAACCAAGTAGCTCTACCGAACTGGCTAAGGAGACTCAATGGATGGCGCAAGGTGCTAATTATTGGCCATATCCAAAATGTCAGCGCGCAATTCATGGGATGAGACCTGTTGAAGATGCGAATGGAAAGATTGTGATCAATGGTAAAAAATACAGAATGGAACGCTACAAAATTGAAGATCGCGTATTTGTAGCGCCTCGTCATTATCTTTTCCCTATTATGGATGACGAGATTAAAAGAACGCCCAGTCTGGTGCAGAATCCTGGGTGGTAA